From the Deinococcus hopiensis KR-140 genome, one window contains:
- a CDS encoding helix-turn-helix domain-containing protein, whose translation MTALRRLMWASTSLPCERKRYLALWHTHQGLSALQIQALGLLSAARVYSTIRLYQRGGLDALKERVHPGRQSRLTPEILADVREQLESGERTWNSRTLSEYIAQKHGVTIGRTALRDQLRAAGMSWQRTRYVVAGQADPKQKVAFRNDLEVVKKGR comes from the coding sequence GTGACCGCACTCCGCCGCTTGATGTGGGCTTCGACTTCGTTGCCGTGCGAACGCAAAAGGTATCTCGCCTTGTGGCACACCCACCAGGGCCTCTCGGCCCTCCAGATCCAAGCCCTTGGTTTGCTCAGTGCAGCCCGGGTTTACTCGACGATCCGGCTCTACCAACGGGGTGGTCTGGACGCGCTCAAGGAGCGCGTCCATCCGGGGCGACAAAGCCGCTTGACCCCGGAGATTCTGGCCGATGTTCGAGAACAGCTCGAGAGCGGTGAGCGGACATGGAATTCACGAACCCTCTCCGAATACATCGCCCAGAAGCACGGTGTCACCATCGGTCGAACCGCCCTGCGCGATCAACTGCGTGCGGCGGGGATGAGCTGGCAACGCACCCGATATGTCGTGGCGGGGCAAGCGGACCCCAAACAGAAAGTAGCCTTCCGAAACGACCTGGAGGTCGTAAAAAAGGGGCGCTGA
- a CDS encoding IS630 family transposase, whose product MLFLDEAAIWLTQPNTYTWRPIGCPMEVPTSKARGITARLNLMGCVDFASGKVLYREIEGNTKATDTVAFVDTLAQQADPACPTVLLMDQASIHISAEVGQHRQRWKAQGLVVAYLPPYSPEQGPMEGQWRKLKYHDLPHRHHASKADLRGAVERATWGIAI is encoded by the coding sequence CTGCTCTTTCTCGATGAGGCGGCGATCTGGCTGACTCAGCCCAATACCTACACCTGGCGACCCATCGGCTGTCCGATGGAAGTGCCCACCAGCAAGGCCCGCGGTATCACCGCGCGTCTGAATCTCATGGGCTGTGTGGACTTTGCCAGTGGCAAAGTCCTCTACCGTGAAATCGAAGGCAATACCAAAGCCACCGATACCGTCGCCTTTGTGGACACGCTGGCCCAGCAGGCCGATCCGGCCTGTCCCACGGTACTGCTGATGGACCAGGCGAGCATTCATATCAGCGCTGAGGTGGGTCAACATCGCCAAAGGTGGAAAGCACAGGGGCTGGTCGTCGCTTATCTTCCGCCCTACAGCCCTGAACAGGGCCCCATGGAGGGACAGTGGCGAAAGCTCAAATACCACGACCTCCCGCACCGACATCACGCTTCCAAGGCCGACCTTCGAGGAGCAGTTGAGAGGGCCACCTGGGGCATCGCCATATGA
- a CDS encoding GNAT family N-acetyltransferase: MVTHQKTWTFLLLDCGKVERVRPFEPRDHDVCLALLASNTPEFFAPQEQADYVRFLRTHQETYFVLERDGEVVACGGVALFPDDAAGMQLDVNSAGLTWGMVRRDLHAQGIGTALLEARLGWLRTHAPQVREVRLATSQFTTEYYARRGFQVRHVTRDGFAPGVDAIEMRRVIK; encoded by the coding sequence GTGGTTACTCACCAGAAGACCTGGACTTTCTTGCTGTTGGACTGCGGTAAAGTCGAACGCGTGCGACCTTTCGAGCCTCGTGATCACGACGTGTGTCTTGCCCTACTAGCCAGCAACACACCTGAGTTCTTTGCACCTCAGGAGCAGGCAGACTACGTTCGTTTCCTGCGCACACACCAGGAAACATACTTCGTTCTGGAACGGGATGGAGAGGTCGTGGCATGCGGTGGCGTGGCACTCTTTCCAGATGACGCGGCCGGCATGCAACTGGACGTTAACTCAGCAGGATTGACATGGGGAATGGTTCGCCGGGACCTGCACGCGCAAGGCATCGGAACAGCGTTGCTCGAAGCACGCCTGGGATGGCTCAGGACGCATGCACCTCAGGTTAGGGAGGTACGCCTCGCGACAAGTCAGTTCACCACGGAGTATTACGCGCGCCGTGGGTTCCAGGTGAGGCACGTCACTCGGGATGGGTTCGCGCCAGGCGTGGACGCGATTGAAATGCGACGTGTGATTAAGTAG
- a CDS encoding ATP-binding protein, giving the protein MSLRDNVSTTNTASQQDVTASLQERILILEGQLRASENLRVEAQDLFQHAPNVAFILTAEGCILDSNLQACTLLGSSQENLMGRRLSGFLSPTAQTALVRLLKQVFNSSTYQTGELQFLGAEGQVLDVAVEIVPCKGERAIPSCHLTLTNITPFKEAHRTLLDSTASLDRQAQEHAIQLRVMNEEFNEVFTATSRELQDHLARVHNVLGRHRNELMEGQLCPHLDAAKQVLFKSGEVLSSVGQYVQARQLRMRLRSVDLNRVLGEVHKDLQSQLRDRDVHFTSMTLPVVQGDSQALQMILREYLSNALKFTRNREQVRVRIRVEETETAHLIGVEDNGVGFNMRSKDKAFELFGRLHPGETYEGTGLGLAVVKRLCERFGGRAWGEGRVGQGATFWFACPKEPRLLA; this is encoded by the coding sequence ATGAGCCTCCGAGATAATGTCAGCACCACCAATACTGCCTCGCAACAAGACGTGACCGCTTCACTCCAGGAGCGCATCCTCATCCTCGAAGGTCAGCTCCGCGCTTCCGAAAACCTGCGCGTCGAAGCCCAGGACCTTTTTCAGCACGCTCCCAACGTCGCGTTCATCCTGACGGCCGAGGGATGCATCCTCGATTCCAACCTGCAGGCCTGTACCCTACTCGGCTCTTCCCAGGAAAATTTAATGGGCCGACGCCTGAGTGGGTTCTTGTCCCCCACCGCCCAAACGGCCCTGGTGCGTCTGCTCAAGCAGGTGTTCAATTCCTCCACGTACCAGACGGGCGAACTTCAATTCCTGGGCGCTGAAGGACAGGTGCTCGACGTTGCCGTGGAAATCGTGCCCTGCAAAGGTGAGCGGGCCATCCCCTCCTGTCACCTCACACTGACGAACATCACCCCGTTCAAGGAAGCGCACCGTACCTTACTGGACTCCACAGCCTCCCTGGACCGTCAGGCCCAGGAGCACGCTATCCAGCTTCGGGTGATGAACGAGGAGTTCAACGAAGTGTTCACCGCGACCAGCAGGGAGTTGCAAGACCACCTCGCGCGCGTTCACAACGTCCTCGGCCGCCACCGGAACGAGCTGATGGAGGGGCAGCTGTGTCCCCACCTGGACGCGGCCAAACAGGTGCTCTTCAAAAGCGGAGAGGTCCTGAGCTCGGTCGGTCAGTACGTTCAGGCTCGGCAACTCCGCATGAGGTTGCGAAGTGTGGATCTCAACCGGGTCCTGGGGGAAGTGCACAAGGACCTGCAAAGTCAGCTGAGGGACCGGGACGTGCACTTCACCTCCATGACCCTTCCAGTGGTGCAGGGGGACAGCCAGGCCTTACAGATGATCCTGCGGGAATACCTCAGCAACGCCTTAAAGTTCACGCGCAACCGGGAGCAGGTTCGGGTGCGTATTCGGGTGGAAGAGACCGAGACAGCGCATCTGATCGGGGTAGAGGACAACGGCGTGGGGTTCAATATGCGCTCGAAAGACAAGGCGTTTGAGCTGTTCGGGCGGCTGCATCCTGGCGAGACCTATGAAGGCACGGGACTCGGCCTCGCGGTGGTGAAGCGGTTGTGCGAGCGCTTCGGAGGCCGGGCGTGGGGCGAGGGAAGAGTGGGCCAGGGCGCGACCTTCTGGTTCGCCTGTCCCAAGGAACCCCGTCTGCTTGCCTGA
- a CDS encoding transposase, which translates to MRVSAPVEVAGLDAFVQPYRSLFGDRRLFAGFCGAVAGILASGSTRVRQMARVTPSMGVTPHAERRLRRLIHHQNQRTELNAETLTERLQAQGAERVAGEAEVVVVLDGSDLRKPHSQKLEHLDVVRDLKGNLVPGYHTLNAIGLTPDGRQSLLYHRTYSTRSPGFLSENAVVLEALRQITRSLREVGVVRIIFVLDRGFDDLKVLKRLRRLKVDFVIRAQHVERRVRLQPTGENRALQAALQLAPVSHTFAMSRPVLREGKLSWRPTPAEIRAQEVWVDEGKLHVHALHLHFPTRPKGEQQGWTLLTSLPVSPGVHAGQVVRLYLRRWSTKDVFSWTKTALGWEQVRVLQFEALRTLVAMAWLAAAFVFTLGETVDTPEVKLLAHLGGAVPHKNRPPGKKTILLGLQRLSAAYLARHTTRQSEEHPSEKTLVDKLFGPQ; encoded by the coding sequence ATGAGGGTGTCAGCGCCGGTGGAAGTGGCTGGACTCGATGCTTTTGTCCAGCCGTATCGGAGTCTGTTTGGTGATCGACGGCTCTTTGCGGGGTTCTGCGGCGCGGTCGCTGGGATCCTGGCGAGTGGATCAACACGGGTACGGCAGATGGCTCGGGTCACACCCAGTATGGGGGTGACGCCCCACGCTGAGCGCCGGTTGCGACGGTTGATTCATCACCAGAATCAGCGGACCGAGCTGAATGCAGAGACGTTGACCGAGCGGCTCCAGGCACAGGGAGCAGAGCGTGTCGCAGGTGAGGCGGAAGTGGTGGTGGTTCTCGATGGCTCAGACCTCCGCAAGCCCCACAGCCAGAAACTGGAACATCTGGATGTGGTGCGGGATCTGAAGGGCAACCTTGTTCCTGGATACCACACCCTCAACGCCATCGGGCTGACGCCCGACGGGCGTCAAAGCCTGCTGTATCACCGCACGTACAGCACGCGGAGTCCTGGTTTTTTGAGTGAGAACGCGGTCGTGCTCGAAGCGTTGAGGCAGATCACGCGGTCACTGCGCGAAGTGGGTGTGGTGCGCATTATCTTTGTCCTGGACCGAGGCTTCGATGACCTGAAGGTCTTGAAGCGACTGAGGCGGCTCAAGGTCGATTTCGTCATTCGTGCACAGCATGTTGAGCGGCGCGTTCGTCTGCAGCCCACGGGGGAAAACCGGGCCCTGCAAGCTGCGTTGCAGCTTGCTCCCGTATCACACACCTTCGCGATGTCCCGCCCCGTCCTGCGGGAGGGGAAGCTCAGCTGGCGGCCAACCCCAGCGGAGATCCGGGCGCAGGAGGTCTGGGTGGACGAGGGCAAACTCCACGTACACGCGCTCCATCTGCACTTCCCCACACGGCCCAAAGGCGAACAACAGGGCTGGACCCTGCTCACCAGCTTGCCCGTCTCGCCCGGCGTTCACGCCGGGCAGGTCGTGCGACTGTACCTGAGACGCTGGAGCACCAAAGACGTCTTTTCCTGGACCAAAACCGCGCTGGGATGGGAACAGGTTCGTGTCCTGCAGTTCGAAGCGCTGCGCACCCTGGTCGCCATGGCCTGGCTCGCCGCTGCCTTTGTCTTCACCCTCGGCGAGACGGTAGACACACCGGAAGTGAAGCTGCTCGCTCATCTTGGTGGCGCTGTCCCCCACAAGAATCGACCACCGGGCAAGAAGACCATCTTGCTGGGGTTGCAACGTCTCAGCGCTGCATACCTCGCCCGGCACACCACCCGCCAATCCGAGGAACATCCATCCGAAAAAACCCTCGTAGACAAGCTTTTCGGCCCCCAATGA
- a CDS encoding GGDEF domain-containing protein, producing the protein MSASDTPTILREAYYAQQHAQQAGHREHLVHAHSLMGIAHLLEGNYSHALVHQEEVLKYLNQVLSPSLKTVLLCDVGANFNDFGTPHEAMTFLEQALAITVEHDLHFARILVRENLGQTLLQLGRLEEGERLLREGLDEAVAGRYDRWEAYFRCTLGEHLVTVGDVQTGYEQLIRATEAARRVHDHYLASTSASTLGRVLRRLGRLDEASYHLEVGLKIAQSSNLLGPCKLAHQELSEALAQQGHFEAALGHFQQFHELAMKVQLEESRRHAQLLIVQQELDREREQSRFQRQANDELRLAHTVVQQQAEELARIASEDGLTGLANRRHFMTRLRERLSGPAFAIAFIDVDHFKDVNDRFGHPVGDQVLIHLGQIMRRYTRPEDMVARIGGEEFAVLLTIPDASRAWEVAERIREAVAAYAWSQIVAGLNLTVSLGFVMSPEAQDQDRLLKLADTRLYEAKLSGRNTVV; encoded by the coding sequence GTGAGTGCCAGCGATACCCCCACCATTCTCCGTGAGGCGTACTACGCGCAGCAACATGCTCAACAGGCGGGTCACCGGGAGCATCTGGTTCACGCTCACAGCCTGATGGGGATCGCCCACCTGCTGGAGGGCAACTATAGCCACGCGCTAGTTCATCAGGAAGAAGTGCTCAAATATCTAAATCAGGTGCTTTCGCCGTCTCTGAAAACCGTTCTGCTCTGTGATGTTGGAGCGAACTTCAATGATTTCGGGACGCCACACGAAGCCATGACCTTTCTGGAACAGGCCCTGGCCATCACGGTTGAACATGACCTGCACTTTGCCCGAATCCTGGTCCGTGAGAACTTGGGGCAGACCTTGTTGCAACTGGGTCGTCTGGAAGAAGGAGAGCGTCTTCTCCGGGAGGGATTGGATGAGGCGGTTGCCGGAAGGTATGACCGCTGGGAAGCCTATTTCCGTTGCACCCTGGGTGAACATCTGGTGACGGTGGGTGACGTCCAGACCGGTTACGAGCAACTCATTCGCGCCACTGAAGCTGCACGACGGGTTCACGACCATTACTTGGCGTCCACTTCTGCCTCGACCCTTGGCCGCGTCTTGCGTCGGCTGGGTCGCCTGGACGAGGCGAGCTATCACCTTGAGGTGGGGCTGAAGATCGCGCAGTCCTCGAATCTGCTTGGCCCCTGCAAACTGGCCCATCAGGAATTGAGTGAAGCGCTGGCCCAACAGGGGCATTTTGAGGCGGCCCTGGGTCATTTCCAGCAATTCCACGAGCTGGCGATGAAGGTGCAGCTGGAAGAATCGCGCCGCCACGCACAACTGCTCATCGTTCAACAGGAGCTTGACCGTGAACGGGAGCAGTCCAGATTCCAGCGTCAGGCCAATGACGAGTTGCGCCTGGCCCATACCGTGGTGCAGCAGCAGGCCGAGGAGCTCGCGCGGATAGCCAGTGAGGATGGGTTGACGGGTCTGGCCAACCGCCGTCACTTTATGACTCGCCTGCGCGAACGGCTAAGCGGCCCAGCGTTTGCCATTGCCTTTATTGACGTGGACCATTTCAAGGATGTGAACGATCGCTTCGGCCATCCGGTGGGAGACCAGGTCCTGATTCATCTGGGGCAGATTATGAGGCGGTACACCCGGCCTGAAGACATGGTGGCACGCATCGGAGGCGAGGAATTTGCCGTTCTCCTGACCATCCCTGATGCCTCGCGGGCATGGGAGGTGGCCGAGCGCATTCGTGAGGCGGTGGCCGCTTACGCCTGGAGTCAGATTGTTGCTGGTCTGAACCTCACGGTCAGCCTGGGGTTCGTGATGAGTCCGGAAGCGCAGGACCAGGACCGTCTTCTCAAACTTGCCGACACCCGCTTATACGAAGCCAAACTCTCCGGCCGCAACACCGTGGTGTGA
- a CDS encoding helix-turn-helix domain-containing protein: MTVMHDGARLFVASYLVQKTELDRVWRCGFHALLWLNGGQAALQCDGEHFDVHPPSLICLSPGQVYRWSAADKAARATLIGFEADLFTAGRAQSGLLDVQLLHDLPLFQPEGGAILAADKNAGNLDSLFIMCRQRYQQLSERQGSKSWRVLPSEHESVLLAYLHVILVEAASLAPVQEQPRPAPSTDLRLSRLFRLHAGQRVVERLPVAYYAELLHVTPDHLTRAVRRSTGQTPSVWLQKQLLIEARRRLILTDQPVERVAEALNFGSASQFSQWVRVHTGQSPRQLRQQGRGKSTVLSGN, from the coding sequence ATGACTGTGATGCATGACGGCGCACGCCTATTTGTCGCGTCCTACCTGGTCCAGAAGACTGAACTGGACCGGGTATGGCGCTGCGGCTTCCATGCCCTGCTCTGGCTGAACGGTGGACAAGCCGCCCTTCAGTGTGACGGCGAGCACTTTGACGTGCATCCTCCCTCGCTTATCTGTCTCTCGCCAGGACAGGTATACCGTTGGAGCGCTGCTGACAAGGCGGCACGCGCGACGCTCATCGGCTTCGAGGCTGACCTCTTCACTGCAGGTCGTGCCCAGAGTGGCCTGCTGGACGTGCAACTCCTCCACGATCTTCCGCTTTTTCAGCCCGAGGGTGGCGCTATTCTGGCCGCGGACAAGAACGCTGGCAACCTCGACTCCTTGTTCATCATGTGCCGGCAACGGTACCAGCAACTTAGTGAGCGACAGGGCAGCAAGTCGTGGCGGGTGCTCCCTTCTGAACACGAGAGCGTATTGCTCGCGTATCTGCACGTCATCCTGGTGGAGGCGGCGAGCCTCGCCCCAGTGCAAGAGCAGCCCCGGCCCGCTCCAAGCACCGACTTGCGCCTGTCCCGACTATTTCGGCTACACGCCGGGCAGCGCGTTGTGGAGCGACTTCCTGTCGCTTACTATGCTGAGTTGCTGCATGTCACGCCGGACCACCTGACGCGCGCTGTGCGGCGCTCTACTGGGCAGACGCCCAGCGTCTGGCTACAGAAACAGCTCCTCATCGAGGCGCGTCGGCGGCTTATCCTCACGGATCAACCTGTCGAGCGGGTGGCCGAAGCGCTGAACTTCGGCTCGGCCTCGCAGTTCAGCCAGTGGGTCCGGGTGCACACGGGGCAGAGCCCGAGGCAACTCCGGCAGCAGGGCCGCGGAAAATCAACAGTTCTGAGCGGAAATTGA
- a CDS encoding NADP-dependent oxidoreductase codes for MPKAVQLHQYGGLEVLNVEEVLQPTPAAGQVLVRVKAAGINPGEASIRKGVFKDTWPSSFPSGQGSDFAGVVEAVGEGVSSTQPGAEVIGFTHNRASQAQFVVVPQAQVIPKPTNIPWEVAGALFVAGTTAYAAVRAVDVKEGDTVVVSGASGGVGTLAVQLAKLKGARVLGIASPARAEWLAAHGVELVPYGEDLKERLQTAANGALDAFIDTHGQGYVKLAVELGISRERINTIIDFAAAEQYGIKAEGNAVGGRADVLAELVGLIADGQLDVPIAHTYPLDKVQEAYRELATGHTLGKIVLIPGEG; via the coding sequence ATGCCTAAAGCAGTCCAACTCCACCAGTATGGCGGCCTTGAAGTTCTGAACGTCGAAGAGGTGCTGCAGCCCACTCCAGCGGCAGGTCAGGTTCTCGTGCGCGTCAAAGCCGCCGGGATCAACCCTGGCGAAGCCTCCATCCGCAAAGGTGTATTCAAGGACACCTGGCCGTCCAGCTTTCCCTCTGGTCAGGGGAGCGACTTTGCCGGTGTGGTCGAAGCGGTCGGTGAGGGCGTGTCCAGCACCCAACCTGGTGCAGAAGTCATCGGCTTCACCCACAACCGGGCCAGCCAAGCTCAATTCGTGGTGGTACCCCAAGCGCAGGTAATCCCCAAGCCCACCAACATCCCGTGGGAAGTGGCAGGTGCACTGTTTGTGGCCGGAACGACGGCCTACGCTGCTGTACGGGCTGTGGATGTGAAAGAAGGGGACACCGTGGTGGTCTCCGGGGCCAGCGGTGGTGTAGGAACACTGGCGGTCCAGCTCGCCAAGCTTAAGGGAGCGCGCGTACTGGGGATTGCCAGCCCAGCGCGGGCCGAGTGGCTCGCGGCCCACGGCGTCGAACTGGTGCCTTACGGAGAAGATCTGAAGGAGCGCCTGCAAACCGCAGCAAACGGTGCATTGGACGCGTTCATTGATACCCACGGCCAGGGGTACGTCAAGCTCGCTGTGGAGCTGGGCATCTCAAGGGAGCGCATCAATACCATCATCGACTTCGCTGCGGCAGAGCAGTACGGCATCAAGGCCGAGGGCAACGCCGTGGGAGGCCGTGCGGACGTGCTTGCTGAACTGGTGGGGCTGATTGCAGACGGGCAACTGGACGTGCCTATCGCCCACACTTACCCGCTCGATAAGGTGCAGGAGGCTTACCGCGAACTCGCAACGGGTCACACGCTCGGCAAGATCGTGCTGATCCCCGGGGAGGGGTGA
- a CDS encoding cupin domain-containing protein, translating into MTSSPRAIPADDFTRQLTVARPETDETLLHLAVLGGTSTVLVSGAQTAGRYTLIDMPIPPGGGPPLHRHDYEEMFTLLEGEVELAFRDQVLTARAGETINIPANAPHRFKNVSAQPARLLCLCTPAGQEEYFAEIGVVVPTRTSPAPGQSPEQQAESRQKAMALAAKYRSEFLLS; encoded by the coding sequence ATGACGAGTTCTCCCAGAGCCATCCCAGCAGACGACTTCACCCGCCAGTTGACGGTGGCCCGTCCCGAAACCGATGAAACGCTCTTACACCTTGCAGTCCTGGGCGGCACCTCTACCGTTCTGGTGAGCGGGGCTCAAACCGCAGGACGCTACACGCTCATCGACATGCCCATTCCGCCGGGCGGCGGTCCGCCCCTGCACCGCCACGATTACGAGGAGATGTTCACGTTGCTTGAGGGGGAGGTTGAACTGGCGTTCCGGGACCAGGTCCTGACTGCTCGCGCTGGTGAGACGATTAACATCCCAGCCAACGCACCACACAGGTTTAAGAACGTGTCCGCGCAGCCCGCACGGCTGCTGTGCCTGTGCACTCCAGCGGGTCAGGAGGAGTACTTCGCTGAGATCGGAGTCGTCGTGCCGACGCGCACCTCGCCCGCACCAGGGCAGAGTCCTGAGCAGCAGGCTGAATCCCGCCAGAAGGCAATGGCGTTGGCGGCCAAGTACCGCTCCGAATTCCTGCTGTCGTAA
- a CDS encoding multicopper oxidase domain-containing protein: MNLQTINQRVKIATFTVAAVTAALTTGLLVSAHASTQGTAGSQGLTESNSIVSRFKLADNHTLPVQRATGERREFTIEVHKIQAEIAPGVKVEQWAFGLPGQQPTVPGPALVVQQGDHVVIHFKNTHDQPHTLHLHGIDRLSQEMDGLTEVLPGQETTYEFVATEAGTFGYHCHFQTYLHADMGMYGAIVVEPRNPKEKLWTDEHAMILDEWDSRQNPTAPVHKSEPNYFLVNGKSFPLIPDITIPDGQTDLIRIANFGEEVHSLHMHGNSFLILDKDGFSLPEPVQQDTLLIGPGERVDVLVKGRDGDFPFHDHIVKDVTNNGIYPGGIHVMIKGGPALSAAGTPLQNVGEHAHSHGAAAETAKAPTEKYADDSPAHNHIYDHLPQGSPIKVVNIVNFGFDQKELHVKAGTKVAWVNRDAVGHSVTAGLPGGDPKARAFDSSNEAKGTPTMIAQGEAWTYTFTKKGTFEYYCLPHTNMVAKIIVE, translated from the coding sequence ATGAATCTTCAAACCATCAACCAACGCGTCAAAATCGCCACCTTCACTGTTGCTGCCGTCACTGCTGCCCTGACCACTGGACTTCTCGTTTCTGCTCACGCGAGCACCCAGGGAACTGCAGGGAGCCAGGGCCTGACGGAGTCGAATTCCATCGTGTCGCGCTTCAAACTGGCGGACAACCACACCCTGCCTGTGCAGCGGGCCACCGGCGAACGGCGTGAATTCACCATCGAAGTCCACAAGATACAGGCAGAGATCGCGCCTGGTGTGAAAGTCGAGCAGTGGGCCTTTGGCCTCCCAGGTCAGCAGCCCACAGTCCCCGGACCCGCCTTGGTTGTACAACAGGGTGACCACGTCGTTATCCACTTCAAGAATACGCATGACCAGCCTCATACCCTCCACCTGCACGGCATTGACCGTCTTTCTCAGGAGATGGACGGCCTGACCGAGGTACTGCCTGGGCAGGAGACCACATACGAGTTCGTGGCCACGGAAGCGGGGACCTTCGGGTACCACTGTCACTTTCAGACGTACTTGCACGCCGACATGGGCATGTATGGCGCCATCGTGGTCGAGCCCAGGAATCCGAAGGAGAAGTTGTGGACGGACGAGCACGCCATGATCCTCGACGAGTGGGACAGCCGCCAGAACCCCACTGCCCCCGTGCATAAGAGCGAGCCCAACTACTTCCTGGTGAATGGCAAGTCGTTCCCTCTGATTCCAGACATCACCATTCCGGATGGTCAGACGGATCTGATTCGGATTGCCAACTTCGGCGAGGAGGTGCACAGCCTGCATATGCACGGCAACAGTTTTCTGATTCTCGACAAAGACGGCTTCTCACTGCCTGAGCCGGTACAGCAAGACACGCTGCTGATTGGACCTGGGGAACGCGTTGACGTTCTGGTCAAGGGACGCGATGGGGACTTTCCCTTCCATGACCACATCGTCAAGGACGTCACCAACAACGGCATCTATCCCGGGGGCATTCACGTCATGATCAAGGGTGGTCCGGCGCTGAGTGCGGCTGGAACGCCTCTGCAGAACGTCGGCGAGCACGCGCACAGTCATGGAGCAGCGGCTGAAACGGCCAAGGCGCCTACAGAAAAGTATGCCGACGACAGCCCCGCACATAACCATATTTACGACCATCTTCCTCAGGGCTCACCCATCAAAGTGGTGAACATCGTTAACTTTGGCTTTGATCAAAAGGAACTGCACGTGAAGGCGGGAACCAAGGTCGCCTGGGTCAACCGAGATGCGGTTGGACACAGCGTGACAGCTGGTCTACCAGGCGGCGATCCGAAAGCTCGAGCCTTCGACTCCTCGAACGAAGCGAAGGGGACGCCGACCATGATTGCCCAGGGAGAAGCGTGGACCTACACCTTTACGAAAAAGGGTACCTTCGAGTATTACTGCTTGCCGCATACCAACATGGTTGCCAAGATCATTGTGGAGTGA
- a CDS encoding FAD-dependent oxidoreductase: MNINIIGAGIGGLALARALHLRGLRPRVFEANPHMVSLGGGLLIPPNSARILDHLGLSNVLQEGVALQDMQILDASGRLLYHRDQREGQQRYGRPLIGLARTALHRALAESLPAGTILPGHRLERIHITLMASHEVASDLLIGADGRASKARQLMWSGTQLVPNQQTAYRGVARTRPLREWSETFGEYWGSGRRFTFFRIGEELTYWHASIQQKPGMVFERKKTELLRLYRDFPVQVYGLAGQYG; the protein is encoded by the coding sequence ATGAATATCAACATCATCGGCGCAGGCATCGGCGGCCTCGCTTTAGCTCGCGCCCTGCACCTGCGGGGGCTGCGCCCCCGCGTTTTCGAAGCAAACCCACACATGGTCTCCCTGGGCGGTGGGCTCCTCATCCCGCCCAACTCCGCTCGTATTCTGGACCACCTCGGGCTCAGCAATGTGCTCCAGGAGGGCGTCGCCCTCCAGGACATGCAGATCCTGGATGCGAGCGGGAGACTGCTCTACCACCGTGATCAACGGGAAGGACAACAACGGTACGGCCGCCCCCTTATTGGCCTGGCCAGAACCGCTTTACACCGGGCCCTTGCCGAAAGTCTTCCTGCAGGGACCATCCTGCCAGGGCACCGCCTGGAACGCATCCACATCACTTTGATGGCGTCTCATGAGGTTGCGTCCGACCTGCTCATCGGCGCAGATGGCCGCGCGTCAAAAGCTCGGCAACTGATGTGGTCTGGAACGCAACTCGTGCCGAACCAGCAGACCGCCTACCGCGGGGTTGCTCGGACGCGGCCACTCCGGGAATGGAGTGAAACGTTTGGGGAATACTGGGGGAGTGGGCGCCGCTTTACCTTCTTCCGAATTGGGGAAGAGTTGACGTACTGGCACGCTTCTATTCAGCAGAAGCCCGGCATGGTCTTCGAGCGTAAGAAGACGGAGTTGCTCCGCCTGTACCGCGATTTTCCAGTACAAGTGTACGGACTTGCTGGCCAATACGGATGA
- a CDS encoding FAD-dependent monooxygenase, translating into MKRRSVLWNRVTSPLPTWWKGRVALLGDAAHATSPNRGQGAAQALEDAEALAEALMAHPNWEEALSVDQCSREIQANAAVVQSRRIGEVGRAGGALRFLLNATLSINLNLARSRTESFYGETMA; encoded by the coding sequence ATGAAGCGCAGATCAGTGCTGTGGAACCGGGTGACCTCTCCACTCCCAACCTGGTGGAAGGGGCGGGTGGCACTTCTGGGGGACGCTGCGCACGCCACCAGTCCAAATCGAGGACAAGGCGCAGCGCAAGCGCTGGAAGATGCAGAGGCCCTCGCAGAAGCGCTGATGGCCCATCCCAACTGGGAAGAGGCGCTCTCCGTGGATCAATGCTCGAGGGAAATCCAAGCCAATGCCGCGGTGGTGCAATCGAGACGAATCGGGGAAGTGGGTCGGGCGGGGGGAGCCTTACGGTTCCTCCTTAACGCCACGCTGAGCATCAATCTCAACTTGGCACGCAGCCGGACCGAGTCCTTCTACGGTGAAACAATGGCTTAA